One Amblyomma americanum isolate KBUSLIRL-KWMA chromosome 8, ASM5285725v1, whole genome shotgun sequence DNA window includes the following coding sequences:
- the LOC144102111 gene encoding uncharacterized protein LOC144102111: protein MYLFAKRTGLNFTKIVRALGLLQCIDFRKERRTSWYDSTGLRIYRGKTSTPAHRLGYAQFISLMGVPLKTTRTQHCTLEHRLLTTREEGSWCGTMSNLWSLRPVQQLNLCHTINQTSKMKRVLQLMISCLSTLQQRIYHIGEKELRVSLMAAWPVAADARLPKHQKKELKWSQGLLMTICMQPLAGRPRSLQTVLARLYSVHTQLLHQVTSASLQVCQK from the exons ATGTATCTGTTTGCGAAACGCACGGGCCTCAACTTCACGAAGATTGTCCGTGCACTAGGCCTTTTGCAATGCATAGATTTCCGCAAGGAGAGAAGAACAAGTTGGTACGACAGCACCGGATTGCGAATCTACAGAGGAAAGACTTCAACCCCGGCTCATCGGCTAGG GTATGCTCAGTTCATTTCATTGATGGGCGTCCCTCTAAAGACAACCCGTACCCAACACTGCACCTTGGAACACCG ACTGCTCACCACAAGGGAAGAAGGAAGCTGGTGCGGCACGATGTCAAACCTTTGGAGCCTGAGACCTGTTCAACAGCTGAACCTTTGTCACACCATTAATCAGACGAGCAAGatgaagagagtgctgcagctgATGATCTCCTGCCTATCAACATTGCAACAGAGGATTTATCACATAG GAGAGAAGGAGCTGAGAGTCTCGTTGATGGCTGCTTGGCCTGTGGCTGCAGATGCAAGATTACCGAAACATCAGAAAAAGGAACTCAAGTGGAGCCAGGGGCTGCTCATGACCATTTGTATGCAACCACTCGCAGGCAGGCCCCGGTCACTGCAGACAGTGCTTGCCAGACTATATTCAGTGCATACTCAACTCTTGCACCAAGTCACTTCCGCTTCTTTACAGGTCTGTCAAAAGTAG
- the LOC144102112 gene encoding uncharacterized protein LOC144102112, producing the protein MPFEGQILLTLMRLRLGLLLNDLSLRFGASTAAISRIFCFIVTKLAKFASEFLVFWLPRTAIRRTLSYVFEENYSVTCIVDCFEIFIDRPGQLHRRNTTYSSYKSHNTAKILHVIAPSGFIMFLSKPYGGRASDRFITLDSGFLDHLTQGDEVLADRGFNIDDLLPPSVKVSLPSFSKGRPQICLSDVVSSRRLVRLRIHVERSIRRLKCFRILKQFPASIFTKKPLANDVLVAIAGLCNLQPNLIRDHGDASEPGAQSPSHPGKQLEVVDNTPE; encoded by the coding sequence ATGCCCTTTGAGGGCCAAATCCTACTTACACTGATGCGGCTGCGTCTTGGCCTATTGCTTAATGACCTTAGCTTACGTTTTGGtgcatccactgcagccattagCAGGATTTTCTGCTTCATTGTAACAAAACTTGCCAAGTTTGCCAGCGAGTTCTTAGTGTTCTGGCTGCCAAGAACAGCAATCAGGAGGACATTGTCTTATGTTTTTGAGGAGAATTACTCCGTAACTTGCATTGTGGACTGTTTCGAAATTTTCATTGACAGACCTGGGCAACTGCACCGAAGAAATACAACTTACAGTTCCTACAAATCGCACAATACGGCCAAAATTCTTCACGTCATTGCACCAAGTGGGTTTATTATGTTTTTGTCAAAACCGTATGGTGGCCGTGCAAGCGATCGTTTCATCACTTTGGACAGTGGTTTTTTAGACCACCTGACGCAAGGCGACGAAGTCCTCGCTGACCGTGGCTTTAACATAGATGACCTGCTCCCACCATCTGTTAAAGTTTCACTCCCAAGCTTTTCCAAAGGCCGGCCGCAGATTTGTCTTTCAGATGTAGTAAGTTCGCGTCGCCTGGTAAGGCTTCGGATTCATGTTGAGCGATCAATAAGGCGTCTCAAATGCTTCAGGATTTTGAAGCAATTCCCTGCTAGTATATTCACAAAGAAACCCCTCGCAAATGATGTACTTGTTGCCATCGCTGGGCTCTGCAACCTGCAACCGAATTTGATTAGAGATCATGGTGATGCGTCAGAACCTGGTGCTCAGTCACCATCGCATCCAGGCAAGCAGCTGGAAGTGGTAGACAACACACCTGAATGA